A section of the Mangifera indica cultivar Alphonso unplaced genomic scaffold, CATAS_Mindica_2.1 Un_0013, whole genome shotgun sequence genome encodes:
- the LOC123205703 gene encoding F-box/kelch-repeat protein At3g23880-like — protein MEGFTVYSTERAAPVPFFPDDIIQQILLKLPTKSLLRFKCVCKSWRDLISTHEFAIKHLTETSERFRRFGVFESEKLREGRISLYSLAAQTSSRAEEAEEETIFLPLWGKDCYLAPAANEYIINRFIHTRVLGSCNGILLIRLENVEESSGHPRTFLLWNPTIREFKMIPPCYFKSSLCSLVSGLGYNSSIDNYKVVVVFSERNSDLACGYVYNLKTNSWKRLKNFYFPYKNARQVNNFGNLFLSDETCLGYLPEETGYLLEETGTTIVNGAPHWVTLSSSRGGVNKIIYFDLEEEKFKEFLSPPASAGTFKTYLSIYEDCLCETRLRREKGFIEYMFEVWIMKEYGVKESWIKLLNLPFDLRFSLMSDIRPLFVSKNGDEVVMVTDWSDMISFNTRTGEVKKVSMRVDRGHVVGSYEESLVSLKQFSMSCSEDGKY, from the coding sequence ATGGAGGGTTTTACCGTTTACAGTACAGAAAGGGCAGCACCAGTGCCATTCTTTCCGGATGATATCATACAGCAAATCCTTCTCAAACTACCCACAAAATCTCTCTTGCGATTCAAGTGTGTTTGCAAATCTTGGCGTGACTTAATCTCAACACACGAATTTGCCATAAAACATCTCACTGAAACATCTGAAAGGTTTCGCAGATTTGGAGTCTTCGAATCAGAAAAATTAAGGGAAGGTCGTATTTCTCTATACAGTCTTGCCGCTCAAACCTCATCGCGTGctgaagaagcagaagaagaaacaatttttcttcctttatgGGGAAAAGATTGTTATCTGGCTCCTGCAGCTAATGAATACATTATCAACAGATTCATCCACACAAGGGTACTGGGGTCCTGTAATGGTATATTATTGATACGATTGGAAAATGTTGAGGAATCCAGTGGACACCCAAGGACATTCCTGCTATGGAATCCAACAATTAGGGAATTCAAGATGATTCCGCCATGCTATTTCAAAAGTTCTTTATGTTCTCTGGTTTCGGGGCTTGGTTACAATTCATCTATTGATAATTACAAAGTGGTAGTAGTATTTTCTGAaagaaatagtgatttggctTGTGGTTATGTTTATAATCTCAAGACAAATTCATGGAAAcgacttaaaaatttttacttcCCTTACAAGAACGCTAGGCAAGTTAACAATTTTGGAAATCTTTTCTTATCCGATGAAACCTGTTTAGGCTATCTACCTGAGGAAACAGGCTATTTACTTGAGGAAACAGGAACGACAATAGTGAATGGAGCTCCACATTGGGTAACATTGAGTTCAAGCAGAGGTGGggttaataaaatcatttactttgaTTTAGAAGAGGAGAAGTTCAAGGAGTTTCTATCTCCTCCTGCTTCTGCCGGCACTTTCAAGACTTATTTGAGTATTTATGAAGATTGCCTTTGTGAAACTCGACTTCGACGGGAAAAaggttttattgaatatatgtttgAGGTTTGGATTATGAAGGAATATGGAGTGAAAGAATCATGGATTAAATTGTTGAACTTGCCATTTGATTTGAGGTTTTCTTTAATGAGTGACATAAGGCCATTGTTTGTTTCAAAGAATGGTGATGAAGTGGTCATGGTTACAGATTGGAGTGACATGATTTCATTCAACACTAGAACAGGAGAAGTGAAGAAAGTTTCAATGCGTGTTGATAGGGGTCATGTGGTAGGTTCTTATGAGGAGAGTCTTGTTTCACTAAAGCAATTCAGTATGTCATGCTCAGAAGATGGTAAATACTAA